From a single Porites lutea chromosome 10, jaPorLute2.1, whole genome shotgun sequence genomic region:
- the LOC140950189 gene encoding A-kinase anchor protein 14-like — translation MSATTAKKPERIIRTVVPGNRTLEEIYEEEAREIVDEAIENARRRFSVYAGGSLARDGEAPEGKDDEPTIDPETGYEIPNIKWMTADSFTVAGGLEKIEEFIETWERDGSWLYCIDFLREEEHPYSWRYRYAVKWSIPTRRKPIPRATASVYITIEVSKFKPKTFPVEVYYIFETHHLVHRPGKTRFREKWLKDIIESKIRLMDMVKF, via the exons ATGTCTGCCACAACAGCAAAGAAGCCAGAGCGAATCATTCGCACGGTTGTGCCAGGAAATCGAACGCTTGAAGAAATTTACGAGGAAGAAGCTCGTGAAATTGTTGACGAAGCCATAGAAAATGCTCGTCGGCGCTTTTCAGTTTATGCTGGTGGCTCTTTAGCAAGAGACGGAGAAGCTCCTGAAGGAAAAGATGATGAACCAACAATAGACCCTGAAACAGGATACGAGATACCGAATATTAAATGGATGACTGCGGATAGCTTTACCGTTGCAGGGGGTTTAGAAAAGATTGAGGAATTTATTGAG ACATGGGAGCGTGACGGCAGCTGGCTTTACTGTATTGACTTTTTAAGAGAGGAAGAACATCCCTACAGTTGGCGATACCGCTATGCTGTTAAGTGGAGTATACCAACCAGAAGAAAGCCAATCCCAAGAGCAACTGCTTCGGTGTACATTACCATTGAAGTTAGCAAATTTAAGCCAAAG ACTTTTCCTGTTGAAGTGTACTATATTTTTGAGACACATCATTTGGTTCACAG ACCAGGAAAGACCAGGTTCCGAGAGAAGTGGTTAAAGGACATCATTGAGAGTAAAATTCGACTGATGGATATGGTTAAGTTCTAA